The nucleotide sequence AGCACATCAAGATTCATCAAACTACAGAGTTAAAAAATGATCCTTAAATATGGTTTCAAGCCACCTAACTATTTGATAATTCAATGACAGCAACAATGATCTACACACATGCAGTAACTAATCTGTTCACTTACGGCGCAAAATTCACTAAAAGAGATTTTTCCATCACCATCCTTGTCAGCATTTATAACAGTCTTATCCACAATTTGTTGTAGCTGAGTCTCTTTGAGGTTGTTTCCTACCATCATCTTAAGAACTTGGAAGAGTTCTCCATTTGATATGAAACCATCATTATCCATATCATATATCCTAAAGGCAactatgcaaaaaaaaaaaaaaaaaggaataaaacagGTTAACTTAACCTCAGCAAGAGGCAAAGTAAAGGTACATGTACCCCTAGAGCTTAATCTACACATGGATTTACTTCCTACTCCTCTGACATCTTTCATTTATCTACAACTTGAATTCACTGTAAGCACTTTTGATGATAATGGTCTGCTTGCCATTCAAACACTTGCAAGAGACTCGCATACCCAACAGTGGACTGACACAGACTGAAAATTGTGGATTTCTTGCACAGGACAGCAGTTGTTTCAAAAAGGACCAGTCTTATGCAGTTGTATGGTTCTCAAGAAAGGAAAGAAGTCTTTTAATACCTAGGtaaatcattaaccctttaaaccctatgAAAgaccagcatccaatttctcctttcagAAATATTGCTGAATCATTTACTAtgttcatgagaataaaggaaacgattgCCAACCTAAGATactttgattgctaaacaaattctccttgccagtaccaaagaaaatttatagagaaatgtatggagaatttggatactgatgttagggtgtaaagggttaaccttctTGCTGCACTGCACCCATCTGAACTTACATTTTAACTTGGATTCTTTGTCTCCCTTTACACTGAACTGTGAAACTCCTTCTATGAAttctaaagaaaataacaaaacaacaagcAAGAAACAAAATAGATCAACAAAGATGATTAACATAAACATGTACAGTGTGTGTACATAACAAAGAGTTGTTAGCTAATGGTGAGACTAAGACTGACATGAACAATCTTGATTTAATTTCAGGACAAGAGAACAAACTTAACACCAAACTAATCACTGTCCATTTTCTAGAGTCAGTGTTCTTATCCCCGATTAGCTTTTTCATCTTAACTTATTTCTGTAGTTAACAACTGCATCTTAAATTCCATATCGATTGCATGCAGCAAACAATATTTCCAATTTGGAACCCTAAAACCTGCAACTTTagtaaaaatacttttaaaatgcaTACATGTATTAAACACCAACAGTTTCAAGCTGACTGTTAATTGACAAAGCAGCTGCAAAAACATCCCTGATTAGTGAATAAGCTGCAATCTGATCGACTGATGTGTTTAAATCTAGctgaatttaaataaattgCTCTAGTTCTGtttcattatatattttttaataggATAATGCAGGATAAGCTTTAGTGctgaagtgaattttttttgtagtagTTGGTGTAATGAAGACTCCTCCACACCTCCCTGCTTGTTCGGAGGGTTTGAAGGTCGTTCCCGAGCAACAAGGACATGAGACTACACAATGGAATTGTCTTGTGGCTAACCATACCAAATTGTTAATGACATGAAGCAACATTAGGAATTTTAACTGTGCAATTAGTTACACAAATGAAGTGTTTCATTTTTAGAGaaaactaccaaaaaaaaataagataatgTATATCTGCCACTTACTTCCTATAGAATGACAAACTACTGGTTACCTGTACGTGCATGTTTGCAATGGAAACtaaaaatcttaattttatttcacattgtTTCTGAGTATAATCACTGATACCTATCTGCTCTTAATTTACAGCAACCCTTAAATATCTTTATCATCCATAACTATTATGTAAAATAGTACAAAGACCAAGGAGTGACCACAAGTTAGATGCTACATGTAGCCCTTGAGTCTCTAAAAAATTTTGGTACCCTTCATGTGGTCTgcaagtacaaaaaaaaattgccttgtGTGCCTTAAATACTGTCCACCCAATTTTCTGACCAGAAACAGATCTTTTACCCAAATTTCACAACTCACACTTCTGACGTCCAGCAGTGATACCTGATATTTATCTGTAACTTCAGTGATATTGAAGAAATACATAAATCAAAATGTTTCGACACATGAAAGCATCTGATCTAAACACAGTGGTAGGGAAAGTGATCTCAGTGGGAAAAAATGCagtaaaagaggaaaaattaatcaataaaattacaaaaaatacatCCTGTGGTATGATACCACTGACATCTACATTGTTCTAGGAAACATTTGTTCACTGCTgttttttggtgaattttaaATAGCATTATTTATAAGCCAAATATTACATTTCCTCAGAAACATATGCTACCGGCTTAGACTAGGCCTTTGTGACCATaacttacaaataaataattagaaaaaactATTCCACAGGCAGTAATTGTCAGAGCTGTTGatgattaaattttcttttcaattatgTCCCAACACCTGTCTGAAAAGCTACAATCAAAATTAGGACACCCCTCACCCCTATAGATATTAATTTTGTAGACAAAACAACTCCTGCCAAGCAATTTCCttccaaaaaataaattgttcttcaGCTTTCCAGATGGTATTCCAAGATATCTGTTCAGTTTTACAATTGTCAAAATGGAAAGTAACTCACTCAGATATCTCAGTCACAATCAAAACAGAGATGACAATCACcaaaaaccaaatgaaagaCGTCAACAAAATTGAGTGGTGCATGACATCAGAAACtcagcacaaaaaaaagcaaaccaaaattggTTTTGAGAGAGGGCTCACAAGCATAGAGTGATTTCTATATGTCTCTAGTTTAGCCAAAACAATGAATAATACATAACAGAAGGTAAAATTTAGTTCATTTAATGTGTTTACTTTCAATTGGACCCCCACAAGGTGTTAAGGATAATAGTTATAAGTTAGTGTGACTAGGGGAAATAGCTAACACCCTTATTGCATAAATAGATCTTTATCTGTACTGGTCCATAACTTtgacaaaacaattttggtccataatgttttaaaatatgctCTACATGCAGAGTAAATCAGATATGGGATAGAAGATGGCCAAATGTGATAAACAGTACTAACAAAGCTGGCTTGTCATTAGACTGACAATTACCAACAGTCATATAACTGTCTTGATATAAAAAGCCAGGTGTAATGTAAATGTctcatttttaagaaaataaaaattaaacctaGAGGAATAGTTTTGACACATTAAAATACATTCCAAATCACATATTCATAGTATACTGCAACACTCCTAACCATGACTGGCATGACTGTACAATATATTTTTAGCGATTTCTGTGGGGAACTGAATTGTTATGACATAAAAATGAATCGTTCTACTCTGTAAAGCTTTTGATGGGTGACAATCAAAAACAGCACTACAGGCTGCAATCAAATTCCTGATGAAAGTTGTCACTTTGGTTTTCCTGTGTAAAGCAGTCCTGTGGCTAGCTGATATGTTTTCAATACTTGGCATTTATGGTTTAAAGTTACAGTAAGTTTAACATTTGCATAGAGTAATATGTAAAAtgctcattcttttttttttaagtgcacTCCCAATTTCTGAAACATCAGGACAATGAGATACAGTGTTTATTCAGTGCTGTCAAAAAGAATTAATGGCCAGCCAAAACCAACGACAAGTCTACCCTCTTTAGCCAGCTATTCACACCTAAATTTACCACAACTTCTGATGAAAAATTGCACAGTCATCGAAATATCATTGGAGGTATTTGTATTGTAGCCATTTCTCAGTCTTAAATGGAATTGAATGCAAACTTTAACAGTAATAGGTTCAGATGTGCGAGTTAATTCCACATTAAGAATTTACCCCAAAGTTCGAGTGAACTTCACGGAATCAATGCATACAACATTTTGAGTAAATAATTCATGCTCATAATCTAAAGAAACAACACAGCATCCATGATAACTGGGCTGCCTAGTATTCCTCATTTATCTTTTCCTCTCCAACTTATTTAGAACATGCTTATCCATCCCAGGTATAAACCCTCTTACCCTCTCCTGCATTGTCTCAGGATAGAGCACCTGGCCTAAAGACACAATACAATCACCCAAACACTGTCCAAACATGGACATCTCCATCTTGAGTTTTGCATGCAAACTGTTAGGCCAAAACATGTCCTCTATCAGTGTATACTTCTCTGTTACACCATTTTATCATAATAAGGTAACAGAATGCACAAGATGTGCTACAGTATTACATATTAAAACTGAACAGCAGAGCAAAAaacaaaagtcaaaacaaaaattagtcTCAGgggattctttttttttttggatgtttTCATCTGTAGCATGCACCTTATTCCTTAGATACAATTTTCAGATAAAGCCAGTGGatgtattttgaaaactaaaaccGGCCAAATTACTACAATATAAATAATAGCGGCataataaatcccttattcGATAGCTCGACTCATAATATGGGCTGATATTTTGTTCCTTGATCTCATATTTATGTCAAGTCACTGAATATGGTGTATATATTTATGTTCCAGATTTcatttgaaatgattttgagGGTGTATCAACACAAATAATTCCTGAGAGGTATGACAAAACACTGACTTGATATCTGACAAATTACAACCTGATTTGCCCAGCATATAATCTGATACTGGTGAAAAATTAGTCACTGAGTCAAGACTGGTTCAGTAACATTGCATCAAAGTTGGGAGACTTAATTCACCACCACCAACcatttttctttagaatttaGGTGgctgtttattttattatacTGTGATGAAACTCAGCTCATTGAAGGACTctatcaaattttctttttcaccctTAAAGAATTTCAATGTTACTTTCCtgtttttacttaaaaatcATTGATTCAAAGTAAGATGTTagtctttcattttttctttaggaAGAATGGAACCAACAAGGATCCACTTGAGGTTTGCAGTTTTTTGCTAGTTAGCCCTACCATGAGTTCAAATCAATTCAACATTACTTTCTTCCAGCTAACCAAGAAACTTCATGGTATGAAGGTCTGTGGCAATAGTGGCACTCAAGACAAAGAAAGTATAAAATTTCCTCAAAGCACTCTTTGAGGAAAGCACTCTCATTGTATTATCCTCAGCAATGATAATCATTTCTATTCAGCTTACAGCTCAGTATCTTCAAAAATCAACACAATTTACAAgaataatttaactttttcaaatttaactaGAAATCATATCGAGCAGAATTTGCTCATTTACAAAGTGCCTTCCCAAGACATATTCCCTATTAAAATAAGTCTTAATTTCCTccaaaacattcatttttcCGCAAGAGAAAAACACAGCATcctcattaatttttaacatgTTTATACTCAATGAATAGTTTAGCTTTTGGCTACATATGCAAATTAACTAGACCACCCAGAGGTTGCCTTCTAAATTACAACTCAACATTTGCCTGACAGATCGAGTATTTTTGTTGGACTTTCATCCAGCTCAAGAATCATAATGTCAACCTTATTTACTGTTGTGGcaaatttgtttgaaagttaAGTATCAAAATTTGACTGGGTTTTCCAAACCATAATTCTTACTTAATATGTAAATTGACAAGCCTAAAATTGGGCTCACTTTTAGCAAATTGGCTTGTCGTATCAAAAAGTATGAATGTCACACAAAAATATAAACTGACCTTGAACTAGTGCCTAAATTGCGAGAATTTTCCGGCGATGTGTTCCataaattcttaaaaatataGGTtgatttttaacagaaaaatcgTACGATTACATTTTATGcgtatttatttgaaaaatactGAGTTGCTAAGCACATCCACGTCGCTGACAATAACTTTACAAATGGAGTCACTCCAGACCTGTTTGCATTGAAAATTAAATCGTTAAATGGTTCCGAGATACCCTGTGAGCATAGAACGGGAAATTGGCTGAGCCTACACTCGATATTGATCGCAATATATTGTGCTCCCCTCGGCCGCGCACCGAGTTAGTTTTGGCTGACTTTCGCGTTCAACTGATAACAGAAAATACAGCTGCTGCCCCTAAAAAGTACTCCATTCACACTTAATAAAAAAGGACGGCTCAAATGCAAGTCAGATCAATCGTAAACCCggtttaaaccattttaattGGATACCAATTTCACTACAATTAGATCCGTCCCTCGGCGAAATTCTTAAAACCGTTGGGAGGCAGGTGCCCGATCAAGGCttctttcaatttgttttcgCAGTAAAGCTCGCGGAAGACAAAACTATGAATACTTCTTGGTGTATGAGAAGTGAAATTATCGGTAATTGTTGtaatctgtttaaaaaaactcaacagAGAGGGCAAAAACACCGGATACAATGCTCGCAAATTTTCACCAAGACTTCAACGTTGGGAGTTGCTGAGTTTGATTGCAGATAACGTGACATATTTTCAATTAGCGATTTAGCGCAAGATCTGAATAATCTGAGAGAGCATTTTCATGGAGAGGGAGCAGAATGTAGGATATAGTTTCCTCGCCAAGTAACACGAAAATTTTCCCAGTGCACCCCTcgcaaacaaaaatttaccgCCGAAATTATCGCCTAATATGCAAAACTGCGTATGAATCCCGTATGTTTTCACGATATCGATCGAGCGATGTATTAAATAATACAACAGTCAAAAAGCTATATTTAATTCTAACCTTTAAAATCCACTTCGCCATTCCCATCTGTGTCGAAGATATCGATTACTCTTTGGACTAGAGGGTTTTGCTGTAACTCAGGTAGTGACATAAATTCGTCAACAGAAAGGGCACCAGATTTGTCCAAATCGAGCTTCCGAAATCTCTTCCCGAGGCGTCTTATTTCGTCTGCATCAACTGAAGTTTCAAACGAAGATCATTACCACGGGTATCGAGAAAATAGGAAGCGgataaaaaaggagaaatcgTAAGATCTGCAGGACAAAAATATAACAGACGCCGCGCGAGAGCGTTACTACTGTACTTACAATGTGTCACCATATCACCCGGCAAAGAAGCTTCGTTTCCCTAAGAACGGAAGAGAATTCAGAGATAAATTTTCAACACGTTCGCATATTGATTTAGTCATGAGTAGATATGATAAAACCGAAACGAAGTTCGTCGAGGAAGGTGGTATGTCTAAATAAGTATTGGACGTGTTCACCTCCTAATAATAACTGCAGCAGCTATAAACACTCGATCAACATATTAAACATACGATGCTAAGTTTAAAGTAAAACTAGAGCAGAATCGTCCTTAAAAAGCGAGCTTTGCAGCCTTATCTTTGCGCTACTATTAAGAAAGCAAGcataattgaaaatgaaacaacaccGATCCAAATGTCGCCACAACTCTAGCAATATCAAAACTACGAATACATTTATCTGCCTTTCCACAGCAACAAGCAACAGCTTAGGGGATGCTTTTGTCGACAAGAAAATGTGTTGAAATCTAGAGACCCTATCGCACCCCTAATGTTAACAGTCTATCAAGGACACTTTCAAGGCACTAAAGAAAGATAACATACCATTTTCAGTAAGTTTTCAGACCCTCCTAAGTAgcttttaagtttaaaatgcTGCGATCAAAACTTTGAAGAATAGTTGGTTACTTCGAAGAGGGAGCCCTACAGAATGGGTAGTACCCAGTCTACCACAGTTCCGTTCAATTGCATCCGGGAGTTTGAACCGACAATTCCTTCCCAGTTCACTCACCAATATTCAATCTTGAGATCGAGAAGAGCTGAGGTGAGAATACGGTGGAGTTCAATGGCTACGTTTTATATCTCAAGGTAAAGTGAtcgctttgttttctttaaatttacccACCGCTTTACTTCACCTTTACTCATGTCTTCTCTGTTTAAGTCCTCCTAACGATTTTTTTCGGAGTGTATGACCGCATATGCTATTGCATGTAAGATCCATGAACTCGACACGTGTAAACTCCTCTGTTTGATTTCAGATTTTTTGACATAACAGGGATTTTGCATTGCTTAATGATATTTAGTAAATTAAACTTTCATGTAAAAGCTTTCATATAAAATCTTTCAGGTCTCATCTTAAGCATCAATAACTTATACCCACAAACGTGCTATATGAACATGCGTACATGGAATTGCAGATCCCGTTTTAGAATGTCACCCGACAGACAAGATTTAATAAAAACCTTCTAAGTAGATTTTTGCCtctattctttaatttttaggATTGTTTCACTCCTTCTGGTGTGGATAATTCCAGAAATTAATGCCGTGGATAAGGGAAACTTTAAGAAGTGTGAGCAAAGTAGCTTTTGCAAGTAAGATGGTTAAAATGTTACATTGTGTTATTTACATGAAGAGTtgatttacagaaaaaattgaagtagATTCTTTTGGATGTCTGCTTTTAAATTCCGTGAAGTTATTTGGTTCTTTTGTGAGAAGACAGTTCGTGAGCTAGGCTGTCTCTGCAAGACAAGGTAGCTTGGCTTAGCTCAACTTTATTGTGGGGGTTTTGTATATCCATAGGAGTCCATAATAGACAAATTGCAGTTAAGGGGGGTAGTTGAAGGGTAAAGGCACATGCAAGCTTCTCCCCTCTGGTATACTCATTTAAACTAAAAATAAGATGCTGATGTGGGAAATTCTGCCCATAACATTCAACTTCTCTAGAGTATAGTTTCCTGTTGCCCGCTGACTTTGGTATCTTCAAGTTGAGGGTTGCCACCTTCTAAGAATGGGTTGTAGAAACAATGAACTTCAACCGGAAACTAAAATCAGTGACATTAGTATGTTTGATGATCAGAACAGTGGCTTTTCTTGATTAAGTCCGCCTTTGTTAGAGGTTCTAAGTTACACATTATTTTGAACCTGAGAGAAACATTTAATTATGTAGTCTGTTTGCTCAGGTAAGAGTTGTTCTAGGAAGGACTGTTATAAGGAGTAGTGGTTGATGTTTCAACAACCTTGATAGAAGATGTTATAGGGATTGAGCGGCATTGGTTTCATTTAAGGCCAGGCACTTAGCAAATTGTCAAGTTATGAGGATGGTTTTGGCCACCTGGTTTGACCGTCTCAAGGAAAGTTCATCTTGTAAAGAAATTCAGTTCAAAAAGTTTTTCCCGCTTGTGAAAATCAGTTGTCTTCCAGCTGAAAATGTTAATGAAATCCCTGGAGCTGGACTTAGTAAAGTTTTTGAAGGTCAGTCTCAACTAAGGCCTTTTCGGACTACTCTTATGTGGGCAATCAGACTACATGATCAGAAATATTCATTTTACTGAGAAGCACCTCCATctttcccctccctccccccccccccccctccgacCACCCAGA is from Pocillopora verrucosa isolate sample1 chromosome 7, ASM3666991v2, whole genome shotgun sequence and encodes:
- the LOC131781793 gene encoding calcineurin subunit B type 1 gives rise to the protein MGNEASLPGDMVTHFDADEIRRLGKRFRKLDLDKSGALSVDEFMSLPELQQNPLVQRVIDIFDTDGNGEVDFKEFIEGVSQFSVKGDKESKLKFAFRIYDMDNDGFISNGELFQVLKMMVGNNLKETQLQQIVDKTVINADKDGDGKISFSEFCAVVGNMDVHKKMVVDV